A region from the Alnus glutinosa chromosome 5, dhAlnGlut1.1, whole genome shotgun sequence genome encodes:
- the LOC133868766 gene encoding desmethyl-deoxy-podophyllotoxin synthase-like gives MITMVLQYSWALTTFLLFLSLVWLLKLSKRSNRQKLPPGPWKLPLIGNLHNFVGSSLLHRLLRELASKHGPLMHLQMGEVSTLVVSSPKMASKFMKTHDLAFASRPLFLSPKIMTYGGSDIGFSPYCDYWRQMRKVCVLELLSAKRVQSFSSLREEEVDNLIGFIHSSSGSPINFSEHISTLTTTIFCRAAFGSKYKDQDAFRSLTKETVSLASGFELADLFPSQKIVHLISGTKAKLEKIHGKIDKILENIIRVHKENQKSASAEQEDLVDVLLGLQKSGTLEYPITTNNVKGVILDIFTGGADTSSTATVWAMSEMMRNPRVLEKAQAEIRQACKGKKKINEKDIQNLSYLKLVIKETLRLHPPAALLMPRECREACEIDGYKIPIKTQVIINAWAIGRDPAFWPDGESFIPERFDSSSIDYKGANFEYIPFGAGRRMCPGILFGVANLELPLAQLLYQFDWKLPGNMKPEDLDMTETFGGVVARKNNLHLIPTSFSPSLAL, from the exons ATGATCACGATGGTGCTCCAATATTCCTGGGCTCTCACCACTTTccttcttttcctctctttggTTTGGCTGTTAAAGCTATCTAAAAGATCCAACCGTCAGAAATTACCTCCAGGGCCATGGAAGTTACCTCTTATAGGAAACTTGCACAATTTTGTAGGATCATCACTACTACACCGTCTTCTCCGAGAACTAGCCAGCAAACATGGACCCCTCATGCACCTTCAAATGGGTGAAGTTTCTACACTTGTGGTATCATCCCCCAAGATGGCCAGCAAGTTCATGAAGACACATGACCTTGCCTTTGCGTCGAGGCCACTATTTCTATCCCCTAAAATTATGACCTACGGTGGCTCAGACATTGGCTTTTCTCCATATTGTGATTACTGGAGGCAAATGAGAAAAGTCTGCGTGTTGGAACTCCTAAGTGCCAAGAGGGTCCaatccttctcttctcttcgagaagaagaagttgataATCTCATTGGGTTCATCCACTCATCTTCAGGATCTCCAATCAATTTTAGTGAACATATTTCCACTTTAACCACTACTATTTTTTGTAGAGCAGCATTTGGTAGCAAATACAAAGACCAAGATGCATTTCGATCATTGACCAAGGAAACAGTATCCTTGGCAAGTGGGTTTGAGTTGGCTGATTTGTTCCCTTCACAGAAAATTGTTCATTTGATTAGTGGGACGAAAGCTAAGCTAGAGAAGATTCATGGGAAGATTGACAAGATCTTGGAGAACATCATCCGCGTGCACAAGGAGAACCAGAAGAGTGCATCAGCAGAGCAGGAAGATCTTGTTGATGTCCTTTTAGGCCTTCAGAAAAGTGGTACACTTGAGTACCCAATCACAACCAATAACGTCAAGGGCGTCATTTTG gACATATTTACTGGAGGAGCAGACACTTCGTCAACCGCAACAGTGTGGGCTATGTCAGAAATGATGAGAAACCCTAGAGTGCTCGAGAAGGCACAAGCTGAGATAAGACAAGCCtgcaaaggaaagaaaaaaatcaatgaaaaagacATTCAGAATCTAAGTTACTTGAAGTTAGTAATCAAAGAAACTCTAAGGTTACACCCTCCTGCTGCTTTGTTAATGCCAAGAGAATGTAGAGAAGCATGCGAAATTGATGGATATAAGATACCCATTAAAACCCAAGTCATCATAAATGCATGGGCCATTGGAAGAGATCCAGCATTTTGGCCTGATGGAGAGAGTTTTATACCAGAGAGGTTTGATAGTAGTTCAATTGATTATAAAGGGGCTAACTTTGAATATATCCCTTTTGGGGCAGGAAGGAGGATGTGCCCGGGAATTTTATTTGGTGTAGCCAATTTGGAACTTCCTCTTGCTCAACTACTATACCAATTTGATTGGAAACTCCCGGGCAATATGAAACCAGAGGATCTAGACATGACTGAAACCTTTGGTGGTGTTGTCGCAAGGAAAAACAACTTGCATTTGATTCCTACTTCTTTTAGTCCTTCACTTGCCCTTTGA
- the LOC133868170 gene encoding cytochrome P450 71D8-like, which translates to MMVLQYSRALTTFLLFLSLVWLLRLFKRSKGQKLPPGPWKLPLIGNLHNFVGSSLPHRALRELARKHGPLMHLQLGKVSALVVSSPKMASKFMKTHDLAFASRPLFLAPKIMTYGGSDIGFSPYCDYWRQMKKVCVLELLSAKRVQSFSSLREEEVHNLIESIHSSSGSPIDLSQHIFTSTTTILCRAAFGSKYKDQDAFLSLTKLLPCGTKAKLGKIHGKIDKILENIIHEHKENQKSASTEQEDLVDVLLGLQKSGTLEFPITTNNIKGVILIIRI; encoded by the exons ATGATGGTGCTCCAATATTCCAGGGCTCTCACCACTTTccttcttttcctctctttggTTTGGCTGTTAAGGCTATTTAAAAGATCCAAAGGTCAGAAATTGCCCCCGGGGCCGTGGAAGTTACCTCTTATAGGAAACTTGCACAACTTTGTAGGATCATCTCTACCACACCGTGCTCTCAGAGAACTAGCCAGGAAACATGGACCTCTCATGCACCTTCAACTGGGTAAAGTTTCTGCACTTGTGGTATCATCCCCCAAGATGGCCAGCAAGTTCATGAAAACGCATGACCTTGCCTTTGCATCGAGGCCACTATTTCTCGCCCCTAAAATTATGACCTACGGTGGCTCAGACATTGGCTTTTCTCCATATTGTGATTACTGGAGGCAAATGAAAAAAGTCTGCGTGCTGGAACTCTTAAGTGCCAAGAGGGTCCaatccttctcttctcttcgaGAAGAAGAAGTTCATAATCTCATTGAGTCCATCCACTCATCTTCAGGGTCTCCAATCGATTTAAGTCAACATATTTTCACTTCGACGACTACTATTTTATGTAGAGCAGCATTTGGTAGCAAATACAAAGATCAAGATGCATTTCTGTCATTGACGAAACTACTTCCTTG TGGGACGAAAGCTAAGCTAGGGAAGATTCATGGGAAGATTGACAAGATCTTGGAGAACATCATCCATGAGCACAAGGAGAACCAGAAGAGTGCATCAACAGAGCAGGAAGATCTTGTTGACGTCCTTTTAGGCCTTCAGAAAAGTGGTACACTTGAGTTCCCAATCACAACAAACAACATCAAGGGCGTCATTTTG ATCATTCGTATCTAA
- the LOC133868168 gene encoding uncharacterized protein LOC133868168, with protein MRSQLMWTINDFPAYADLSGWPNRGAKACPCCMQSTRSIRLKNGCKFCYMGHRRYLPPEHLWRLNRRTFDGTEEFDSAPIVPCGYEVLQQLDGVAFGDETAGKKKKRKKRKKGAGSSDVIWKKKSIFFRLPYWEDNLLRHNLDVMHIEKNVMDNILGTILDIKGKTKDNLAARLDLQEMGLRPKLHPFTAANGKTYIPAACHTMTREDKESFLKVLRNVRVPDGYASNISRCVRLKDRTISGLKSHDSHILMQQLLPIALRKSLPDKVVRPLVEISAFFRGICSTKLSQEDMDRLQGDVCITLCKLEQIFPPGFFTSMVHLVVHLVRECRLGGPVQYRWMYPAERSLGHFKSTVRNKAAPEGCIAEGYIATELVTFCSRYLNNAPTFHNRPQRNPDGSKGAGTRVTLNRLIMHQIHRYIVFNSEEFHNLRTMHKDALRRSCTRGRITEALIEAEHHEQFCEWYPAYVDGLDDQRREELGHNLVMRCRGLKETAVKYNRYVVNGKLFRTLAHDVGRRTQNSGVCVPTVEGETYYGQLTDIVEVEYYDRTTYVLFKCNWADPTMERGFTIDEYGLVFVNFNHLVHRGELIQDEPYVLTSQVDQVFYVEDGRNPNWVCAVRTKPRNVYDVGQGDGSNEDGTTYHECVPLVLATDDLPDTNDEFEYDRYITVSGLLTPSAIKSIC; from the exons atgcgatctcagttgatgtggacgataaacgactttccagcgtatgcagatttatctggttggcctaacaggggtgcgaaggcatgtccttgctgtatgcaatcgacgcgttctatacgcttaaagaacggatgcaaattttgctatatggggcacaggagatatctgccgcctgaacatctgtggcggcttaacaggaggacatttgacggtactgaagaatttgacagcgccccgattgtgccatgcggatacgaggttctccaacagttggacggagttgcgtttggggatgagaccgcgggtaagaagaagaaacggaagaagcggaagaagggtgcagggagttccgatgttatatggaagaagaaaagtatatttttcagattgccgtattgggaagacaatttgcttcggcacaatcttgatgttatgcacatagagaaaaatgtcatggacaatatacttggcactattttggatataaaagggaaaacgaaggacaacttggcagctcggctggacttgcaggaaatggggttgagacctaagttgcatccgttcacggccgccaatggtaaaacgtatattcccgctgcctgtcacaccatgactagagaggacaaagaaagttttctgaaggttcttcgaaatgtaagggtcccggacggatacgcctcgaacatttcacgatgtgttcggctgaaggaccgtacaatttccgggttgaagagccacgatagccacatactgatgcaacagcttcttccaattgcactgcgtaagtcattgcctgataaagttgttagacctcttgtggagatttcggcattttttagaggcatatgctcaacaaagctatcacaagaagatatggaccgactgcagggtgacgtctgtatcactttgtgcaaactagaacagatattccctccagggttttttacgagcatggtccacttggtcgtgcatcttgtgcgcgagtgtagactcggcggacccgtgcagtatagatggatgtacccggcggagag gagtctggggcatttcaagtctactgtgcgcaataaagcggctcctgaggggtgcattgcggaggggtacatagcgaccgagctggtaacgttctgttcaaggtatctgaataacgcaccaacattccacaacagacctcagaggaatcctgatggatccaagggggcgggcacgcgtgttaccctgaaccggttgataatgcaccagattcatcgttatattgtgttcaactctgaagagtttcacaatttgcggac gatgcacaaagacgcgcttaggcgatcatgcactagaggtcgcattacggaggctcttattgaagcagaacatcatgagcagttctgcgaatggtaccctgcatat gtcgatggccttgacgatcaacgtagggaggaattgggccacaacttggttatgcgttgtagagggctgaaggagacagcggtcaagtacaacaggtacgtggtaaatgggaaattgtttcgcacgcttgcccatgatgtgggaaggaggactcagaacagcggcgtatgtgttcctaccgttgaaggcgaaacgtactacgggcagttaaccgatatagttgaggtcgagtactatgacaggactacgtacgtcctatttaagtgcaattgggcagaccccacgatggaaagaggattcacaatagacgagtatggcctagtgtttgtcaacttcaatcacctcgtccacaggggagaactgattcaggacgagccgtacgtgcttacatctcaggtggatcaagtattctacgtcgaagatggaaggaacccaaattgggtttgtgcggttaggaccaaaccgcgcaacgtgtacgacgttggccagggggatgggagtaatgaggatggtacaacctaccatgagtgcgtaccgctcgtactagccactgatgacctacctgatacgaatgatgaattcgagtacgacag GTACATAACAGTCTCCGGCCTACTAACTCCAAGTGCAATTAAGTCGATCTGCTGA